One genomic region from Candidatus Saccharimonadia bacterium encodes:
- a CDS encoding helix-turn-helix transcriptional regulator, with product MSNTQESKQLMAFGRRLADVRKSRGLTQQQLAEKLSISLVSIGYIETGKRWPRLVTLHRISAALGVRLEELFKGL from the coding sequence ATGAGTAACACACAAGAATCCAAGCAACTTATGGCCTTTGGCCGCAGACTAGCTGATGTACGGAAAAGCCGCGGGCTAACCCAGCAGCAGTTAGCAGAAAAGCTAAGTATAAGCCTCGTATCCATCGGCTACATCGAAACAGGCAAACGCTGGCCGCGACTGGTAACCCTGCACCGGATTAGCGCTGCATTAGGCGTACGCCTCGAAGAACTCTTTAAGGGGCTGTAG
- a CDS encoding glycosyltransferase family 2 protein, translating into MTKSTLISIIIPCHNEVANLGALHTALDTATKPLADQFEFIFVDDGSTDTTLPVLRQLCLGDPRVRTIELVRNFGKEIAVSAGLHAARGQAGITIDADLQHPPALIPELIAAWRAGAEVAIGVRRRGHDHAPVLKRAGSSLFYRLINAISGVEIRAGASDYRLLDRIVIDEFNRFTERGRLTRGLVDWLGFRRAYVEFVPAKRHAGIAAYSYQKLFGLAVTSVVSMSFFPLRLAGYLGLLITLISGPLGIFIFVEKYLLRDPWGLSFSGPAILAVILLFLVGIILICLGLIAMYIANIHTEVMNRPLYVARPENHLHAGKAAE; encoded by the coding sequence ATGACCAAATCTACCCTCATCTCCATCATTATCCCGTGCCACAACGAAGTCGCCAACCTAGGGGCGCTGCACACTGCGCTCGATACCGCTACCAAACCGCTGGCTGACCAGTTTGAGTTTATCTTCGTCGACGACGGCTCCACCGACACCACCCTCCCCGTGCTCCGCCAGCTCTGCCTGGGCGACCCGCGCGTCCGCACCATCGAGCTGGTACGCAACTTCGGCAAAGAAATCGCCGTGAGTGCCGGCCTGCACGCCGCCCGCGGTCAGGCCGGCATCACCATCGACGCCGATCTCCAGCATCCGCCGGCGCTCATCCCCGAGCTCATCGCCGCCTGGCGCGCCGGTGCCGAGGTCGCCATCGGCGTTCGGCGCCGGGGTCACGACCACGCGCCCGTGCTCAAGCGCGCCGGCAGCAGCCTGTTTTATCGCCTCATCAACGCCATCTCCGGCGTCGAAATCCGGGCCGGCGCCTCCGATTACCGCTTGCTCGACCGTATCGTCATCGACGAGTTCAACCGCTTCACCGAGCGGGGTCGCCTCACTCGTGGCCTCGTCGATTGGCTCGGGTTTCGACGTGCCTACGTAGAGTTCGTTCCCGCTAAGCGCCATGCCGGCATCGCCGCCTATTCGTACCAAAAGCTCTTCGGGCTCGCCGTCACCAGTGTCGTCTCCATGAGCTTTTTCCCTTTGCGCCTTGCCGGCTACCTCGGTCTCCTCATCACCCTCATCTCCGGCCCACTTGGCATCTTCATTTTCGTCGAGAAGTACCTCCTGCGCGATCCGTGGGGGCTGAGCTTCTCTGGCCCCGCCATTCTGGCCGTGATCCTGCTGTTTCTGGTGGGCATCATCCTGATTTGCCTCGGCCTCATCGCTATGTATATTGCCAATATTCACACTGAAGTCATGAACCGTCCGCTCTACGTAGCCCGGCCCGAAAACCACCTTCACGCCGGGAAAGCTGCCGAGTGA
- a CDS encoding oligosaccharide flippase family protein, with product MTTLSPILARARGSQFLRHNAIFFSGSLVVSVLNYLYYPILGRLLPATSFGEIQAVVSLFLQATIFLGVVGNVAVNVVANEPDAARRSRTVGELERLAGLVVLIGLVAGLLALPAIQRYLHFNDPLPFIILGISLFISVPLSLRQAYLRGVNAFGRLSMSNILSAAAKLLASVAFVLGGFGTAGAIGGLVAAQLIALIYTARYARRLGLHPLAGRWRWPDLAVIRPQLAYAGLVLIISLVTTVQFSFDILVVKHYFSAEIAGAYAGIATIARIIYFLTGSVAGVLLSTVKLGEPAAATRGLLWRSVVLQTVLGGAALTAFALFPSFFTRLLLGPRYLELSSLLPELSLALFVIAFINLLLTYDLALRRYSSAVIAVAGAALTFGAVALHHGTPAAVVRALLIGSVLMLGLRLLDTVRRRLWPHRG from the coding sequence ATGACGACGCTTTCTCCCATCCTTGCTCGTGCTCGCGGCAGTCAGTTCCTGCGGCACAATGCCATCTTCTTCTCCGGGTCGCTCGTGGTGAGCGTGCTCAATTACCTGTATTACCCCATCCTGGGTCGCCTGCTGCCGGCCACGAGCTTTGGCGAAATTCAGGCTGTGGTGTCGTTGTTTTTGCAGGCCACCATTTTCCTCGGGGTGGTCGGCAACGTAGCCGTCAACGTGGTGGCCAACGAGCCAGACGCCGCCCGCCGCAGCCGCACCGTCGGCGAGCTGGAGCGGTTGGCCGGCCTGGTAGTTCTGATCGGCCTCGTCGCCGGGCTGCTCGCCCTGCCGGCCATCCAGCGGTACCTACATTTCAATGATCCGCTGCCATTCATTATTCTTGGCATCTCGCTCTTCATAAGTGTGCCGCTGTCACTGCGCCAGGCCTACTTGCGCGGTGTCAATGCCTTCGGCCGACTCTCCATGAGCAACATTCTCTCCGCCGCCGCCAAATTGCTCGCCTCGGTCGCCTTTGTCCTCGGGGGCTTCGGTACCGCCGGTGCTATCGGCGGCCTGGTGGCGGCCCAGCTCATCGCGCTCATCTACACCGCCCGCTACGCCCGTCGCCTCGGCCTGCACCCCTTAGCCGGCCGCTGGCGCTGGCCCGATCTCGCAGTCATCCGGCCGCAGCTGGCGTATGCCGGCCTCGTGCTCATCATATCGCTCGTGACGACGGTTCAATTTAGCTTCGACATCCTCGTGGTCAAGCACTACTTCTCGGCCGAAATCGCCGGCGCCTACGCCGGTATCGCCACCATCGCTCGCATCATTTACTTTCTCACGGGCTCAGTAGCGGGCGTATTGCTTTCGACGGTCAAACTCGGCGAGCCAGCGGCCGCCACGCGCGGACTGTTGTGGCGCTCGGTGGTCTTGCAGACAGTCCTCGGTGGCGCCGCGCTCACGGCCTTCGCGCTGTTCCCCAGCTTCTTCACCCGCCTGCTGCTGGGGCCGCGGTATCTGGAGCTGTCCTCGCTGCTCCCAGAACTTAGCCTCGCACTTTTCGTGATTGCGTTCATCAACCTGCTGCTCACCTACGACCTGGCGCTGCGCCGGTACTCCAGTGCCGTCATCGCCGTGGCCGGCGCCGCCCTCACCTTTGGAGCCGTCGCGCTCCACCACGGCACCCCTGCCGCGGTCGTGCGTGCGCTGCTGATCGGCTCGGTCCTCATGCTCGGCCTGCGCCTGCTCGACACCGTCCGCCGCCGCCTCTGGCCGCATCGAGGATAG
- a CDS encoding PA14 domain-containing protein, whose protein sequence is MKTQLADQLKKERDGKPRDTRHIQALDEGRNEHDRFYLNADGTKSLVRSLQPTSFKDKDGNWQDVDTSLEQDKSSGNWHTKANTWHVNFGDISEEGIQIEKDGHTFAFKPVNGKSVKPSISGEAPNQEVTYRNVWQGIDLKYEVSGAQLKESIIVKSRLTQTAFDFDAIGANLRPNPDKAGSYLLDGAFADFSIASATIETANDSAIDDANISQSANSNNVHVALDSTWLKSQSVGAFPIIIDPTLTYGPAAPADYYNFSSIPSSCHGSVACGGQAMGNQGGSTNWRFAFKSDLTTIPTSPQQFPLAANLHLELKSGTTASQPISVDHSTCQTGMSCYDTSWDTSTGSIGSVGDIDVTNVFIGAMWQGVNQPWFMVHGNEASGSSSYKLFDDTKTTITIIYEALPTQSILDTTKNNPADGGIAVTTQPTFFSTTATDSDGPAPLLYRFIIGTNKNVPAYNPYNLFQSVGGIVRDSGPAASTQWTVSDNVLQDGTTYYWQVSVRDSLANTPERYSPAYSFKVDLRNGKDVTQASDSVGPASIDLANGNLEMGAQSHNITALGGNLGINLSYNSPQVSRQGLIGQYWNDNGSHAFPSTAPLYQRVDPNVDFNWGTGGPYTGVINQDNFLGRWTGYFVAPQNGTYQFGTTSDDGSRIRLTADCTGSPYLDQWGSLPNDLFGGSVVLTAGQIQPICYEYYEAAGAANAQLRVKTIDAPIITSRPIDTAWLQTGVRPVATPHGLVGRYYLDTAGHSFPTQDDPQKLFLARTDTSLTQNWGTGSPVPNGPTTGYMVRWTGSYTPTLTGAYNFKATVSDGVRVTVGSTVVLDAWSDHEPAATVGPTVPVNLTGGTSVPITIDYYQNSGTSQISLLVNKPDSTGAYVPVETTSLSPQAQVLPEGWALGIDADGNLKYDYAVIGLNSVTLRDSTGQTHEYKFINNGFTPPTGEIGHMVRNGDSTVTFQDADGRTYVFNPNGTLASTTTPTDDLHPTALKYTYAGSPARLTQITDGVTSNRWAKIYYAGDTTNCPSLTAGYTAYTDARVVGMICAIATSDGTQSTPVNVLNGNVTRLSYQITTHPDSTTAPNLARIEKPGTDYTDYGYDSLGRVLSVRDRLASDAVYATPQVRLPDGTELTTIQYDALGRVSNATLPAATAGAVRIAHTYNYYTGQTQMHLTGATEPNGFSRKILYDATLRTTNDYDVANLNTQSEWHGSKDLVLSTTTPAGLKSTTLYDYADRPIDQYGPAPSAWFGSDRKPLPGNEPVSGQPYVNLIAHKQTGYDESTVAGNSALKSLAATYYNVDTYTNGTGQPAKALFGTPKLHTTGIGGANGDINKTWAGTPPFTPDAAPGGGTYGWGTRLSGYVHFTAAGNYTFRIQSDDGVRLWLDDTLIIDDWTDGSSRSHGMVAGYTGFNNTADSYHRIRLDYYNKAVGGVLNTDAALTLYMTPPAGGETSALGTLLNPGYGLATTNTVYDSNANVGNRTTTTGYGPNPELGLAQTSIVDPTGLALTTNYTYEAQGAAGSFLRQLTKTLPGGNTTNYAHYAATDPPRDNPCTVPVESYNQAGLQKLITQPDPDGAGPQTPVTTETIYDNTGHVVASRYNTEAWKCTTYDARGRVTQVATPSQPNTPHVTRSARTVTNNWSVGGNPLVTSVADSTGTITTTVDLLGRITSYTDAKSNTTTYGYDIFGRLTSKTTPYGTENYVYDNNNRLTAQKLGTTTLATPSYDAFGRLTGVTYPTVVSSFPVSTMTMAVSRDNLGRVNNYDYTVVDPATFTVKHVIDNIAFSQSSQAVSGTEAGAAKTYTYDKADRLTTATLGTHSFSYSFGAPTACTGTYNANAGKNANRTSQVQDGVTTTYCYDNADRLISNTANGGASVSAHTYDAHGNFATHGIDGSSGGGNTKIEYDSSDRAVYTSDPGTNTTNIRDAQDRLLTMDDFWHSDYGYSDPGDTPDFTRGTAGYVQEAYIRLIGGVLLTNRLGGSGQLDGQNVSMPNLHGDVFAIANGTGLLRQGKYPNYGIFQYTPFGRDLTGVDGSEAPDNAMGTNKFTTVGGFGKLTETGNTSQFVFMGARLYDASLGRFAQVDPIDGGTENNYVYPPDPVNNFDLSGTNAWDTAGTVVGVGALAVCVVASAGACGVALGAATVAGAAIAGMATWQDTHNFWLSAGIGVASGVADRLSGGLWKTSSVFRAGVLRLGAKYQSKVVTNMRAAKLGASYIGGLIVNKAATSTIRGVYDDWWLWSRSRRPDYVGLTMIA, encoded by the coding sequence GTGAAGACACAATTGGCCGACCAGCTCAAAAAAGAACGGGACGGCAAACCCCGCGACACTCGCCATATCCAGGCATTAGATGAAGGGCGCAATGAGCACGATCGATTCTACCTGAACGCCGATGGAACCAAATCGCTCGTGCGCAGCCTTCAGCCAACAAGCTTCAAAGACAAGGACGGGAACTGGCAAGACGTCGACACCTCTCTTGAGCAAGACAAATCATCAGGTAATTGGCACACCAAAGCTAACACCTGGCACGTCAATTTCGGGGATATTTCGGAAGAAGGTATCCAGATTGAAAAAGACGGACATACCTTTGCGTTTAAGCCAGTTAACGGCAAAAGCGTAAAGCCATCCATTTCGGGCGAGGCGCCCAACCAGGAAGTGACGTACCGGAATGTCTGGCAGGGCATCGACCTCAAATACGAAGTGTCGGGTGCGCAGCTTAAGGAAAGCATAATTGTTAAGAGTAGGCTTACCCAAACTGCTTTTGATTTCGACGCCATAGGAGCCAACTTAAGGCCCAATCCGGATAAGGCTGGCTCGTACCTGCTCGACGGCGCATTTGCTGATTTCTCTATCGCATCGGCAACAATTGAAACTGCGAATGACTCAGCAATTGATGACGCCAACATTTCTCAGTCCGCTAATAGCAATAATGTACACGTCGCGCTGGACTCTACCTGGCTGAAATCTCAATCTGTCGGTGCCTTCCCGATCATAATTGACCCCACCCTCACATATGGCCCGGCCGCGCCCGCAGATTACTACAATTTCAGCTCCATTCCGTCCTCCTGTCATGGCTCAGTGGCCTGTGGCGGCCAAGCGATGGGCAACCAAGGCGGCAGCACCAATTGGCGCTTCGCCTTCAAGTCTGACCTAACGACAATCCCCACCAGCCCACAACAATTCCCGCTAGCGGCCAACCTCCATCTCGAACTCAAGAGTGGGACTACAGCTTCTCAGCCAATTTCAGTTGATCATTCCACCTGCCAGACGGGCATGAGTTGCTACGATACATCATGGGATACATCCACGGGTTCAATTGGCTCAGTGGGAGACATAGACGTAACGAACGTCTTTATAGGCGCCATGTGGCAGGGCGTTAACCAGCCTTGGTTCATGGTCCACGGCAACGAGGCCAGTGGCTCAAGCAGCTATAAGTTATTCGATGACACCAAAACCACCATCACAATTATTTATGAAGCTCTTCCGACCCAAAGTATTCTTGATACCACCAAAAATAATCCAGCCGATGGCGGCATAGCGGTGACCACGCAACCGACCTTCTTCTCCACGACCGCAACCGACTCGGATGGACCTGCGCCACTGCTGTATCGCTTTATCATCGGGACCAATAAAAACGTACCTGCGTACAACCCATATAATCTTTTCCAAAGCGTGGGCGGAATAGTGAGAGACTCCGGCCCAGCCGCATCTACCCAGTGGACAGTATCCGATAATGTTCTTCAAGATGGGACGACATATTACTGGCAAGTAAGCGTAAGGGATAGCCTGGCCAACACTCCGGAAAGGTACAGTCCTGCCTACTCGTTCAAGGTTGACCTCCGTAACGGCAAAGATGTCACGCAGGCCTCAGACTCTGTGGGGCCGGCAAGCATCGACCTCGCAAACGGTAATCTTGAAATGGGCGCTCAGAGCCATAACATTACGGCACTTGGCGGCAACCTCGGGATCAACCTCAGCTACAACTCCCCTCAGGTATCCCGTCAAGGTCTTATCGGGCAATATTGGAACGACAATGGATCGCATGCGTTCCCGTCTACAGCGCCGCTTTATCAGCGCGTTGATCCAAACGTCGACTTTAATTGGGGCACGGGTGGACCATACACCGGGGTCATTAACCAGGACAACTTCCTGGGCCGCTGGACGGGCTACTTTGTGGCGCCGCAGAATGGAACATATCAATTCGGCACCACTTCAGACGATGGCAGCCGGATTCGTTTAACCGCCGACTGCACCGGTAGTCCATACCTCGATCAATGGGGTAGTCTGCCCAATGATCTCTTTGGCGGCAGCGTAGTCCTCACCGCCGGCCAAATACAGCCGATTTGCTACGAGTACTATGAAGCCGCGGGTGCCGCCAACGCCCAATTGCGAGTCAAAACTATTGATGCCCCGATCATCACCAGCAGACCAATCGACACCGCCTGGCTCCAAACCGGCGTCCGGCCCGTTGCGACACCGCACGGGCTTGTAGGTCGGTACTATCTCGATACCGCAGGCCACAGCTTCCCGACCCAAGACGACCCTCAAAAACTATTCCTTGCCCGAACCGACACCAGTTTGACCCAAAATTGGGGCACCGGCTCGCCGGTGCCGAACGGGCCCACCACTGGCTATATGGTCCGGTGGACGGGGTCGTATACGCCAACCCTTACCGGCGCATACAACTTCAAGGCTACTGTCAGCGATGGCGTACGGGTGACCGTTGGCAGTACGGTCGTCCTCGACGCCTGGAGCGACCATGAGCCGGCCGCCACTGTGGGCCCCACAGTCCCCGTTAATCTAACAGGCGGCACTTCCGTGCCGATTACAATCGACTATTACCAAAATTCGGGAACGAGCCAAATCTCGCTGCTAGTCAACAAGCCCGACAGCACCGGGGCGTATGTGCCCGTGGAAACGACGTCGCTCAGTCCCCAGGCTCAGGTGCTCCCGGAAGGCTGGGCTCTAGGCATTGATGCGGATGGCAATCTTAAATACGACTACGCCGTTATCGGGCTAAATAGTGTCACGCTGCGCGACTCTACCGGCCAAACCCACGAATATAAATTCATCAACAACGGATTTACGCCGCCGACCGGTGAAATCGGCCATATGGTCCGCAACGGCGACAGCACCGTCACCTTCCAGGATGCTGACGGCCGCACCTACGTCTTTAACCCCAACGGCACGCTCGCATCCACCACCACGCCAACGGATGATCTACATCCGACAGCCCTCAAATACACCTACGCAGGTTCGCCGGCTCGCCTTACCCAAATTACTGATGGCGTAACTTCAAATCGCTGGGCCAAGATATATTATGCGGGCGATACCACGAACTGCCCGAGCCTTACAGCAGGATACACGGCCTATACTGACGCGAGAGTTGTCGGTATGATCTGCGCTATTGCCACCTCCGATGGTACCCAGTCCACGCCAGTAAACGTGCTTAATGGGAATGTAACGCGCCTCTCCTACCAAATAACCACGCATCCCGACAGCACGACCGCTCCGAATCTAGCTCGTATCGAAAAGCCCGGAACCGACTATACCGACTACGGCTATGACTCACTTGGCCGCGTCCTAAGTGTTCGCGACAGACTAGCTAGTGATGCCGTTTACGCAACCCCCCAAGTGCGCCTGCCGGACGGCACCGAATTGACAACGATACAGTACGACGCTCTAGGGCGTGTATCGAACGCCACATTGCCTGCCGCCACAGCTGGCGCAGTGAGGATCGCTCATACCTACAACTATTACACCGGCCAAACCCAAATGCATCTTACGGGCGCCACGGAGCCAAACGGCTTTAGCCGTAAAATCCTCTATGACGCGACCCTTCGAACTACCAACGATTACGATGTAGCAAACCTCAACACTCAGAGCGAATGGCACGGCAGCAAGGATCTTGTGCTCTCAACAACCACGCCCGCCGGGCTTAAATCCACAACGCTCTACGATTACGCCGACCGGCCAATTGACCAATACGGACCAGCACCCAGCGCCTGGTTCGGTTCCGACCGTAAACCGCTGCCAGGAAACGAACCCGTTTCGGGACAGCCATACGTGAATCTTATTGCACATAAGCAAACTGGATATGACGAGTCGACAGTAGCGGGAAATAGTGCGCTCAAGAGCCTAGCTGCCACATATTACAATGTCGATACATACACTAATGGCACCGGGCAGCCCGCCAAAGCACTCTTTGGCACTCCCAAGCTGCACACGACAGGTATAGGCGGCGCAAACGGTGACATCAATAAGACGTGGGCAGGTACGCCGCCGTTTACACCCGACGCCGCACCGGGTGGCGGCACCTACGGCTGGGGTACCCGGCTTAGCGGATATGTACACTTCACGGCGGCCGGCAACTACACCTTCCGAATCCAATCAGACGATGGGGTGCGGCTCTGGCTTGATGACACCCTAATCATTGACGACTGGACCGATGGCAGCTCGCGCTCGCATGGAATGGTGGCTGGATACACAGGCTTTAACAATACAGCCGACTCCTACCACCGTATCCGGCTCGATTACTACAACAAGGCCGTGGGCGGAGTCCTTAATACCGATGCCGCACTAACGCTCTACATGACCCCGCCCGCGGGCGGCGAAACGAGCGCTCTCGGCACCCTGCTAAACCCCGGATATGGTCTAGCTACAACGAATACCGTCTATGACTCCAACGCCAACGTTGGCAATAGAACGACAACAACCGGCTACGGCCCGAACCCCGAGCTTGGTTTGGCCCAAACCTCCATTGTTGACCCCACGGGACTAGCCCTCACTACAAACTACACCTACGAAGCCCAAGGGGCGGCTGGCAGCTTCTTGCGGCAGCTTACCAAAACGTTGCCAGGAGGCAATACAACCAACTACGCCCACTACGCAGCCACTGATCCGCCGCGCGATAACCCATGTACGGTACCGGTTGAGTCCTACAACCAGGCGGGACTGCAAAAATTAATCACGCAGCCTGACCCTGACGGTGCCGGCCCACAAACGCCAGTTACCACAGAGACGATTTACGACAATACCGGACATGTAGTAGCTTCCCGCTACAATACCGAGGCATGGAAATGCACCACCTACGACGCGCGCGGACGCGTCACCCAAGTTGCCACTCCCAGCCAGCCGAACACTCCGCACGTCACTCGTTCCGCGCGCACCGTCACCAACAACTGGTCTGTCGGCGGCAATCCTTTGGTGACAAGTGTCGCCGACTCCACTGGAACGATTACCACTACCGTTGACCTACTGGGCCGCATAACGAGCTACACTGACGCCAAGAGCAACACAACGACATACGGCTATGACATATTCGGCCGCCTGACCTCGAAGACGACCCCTTACGGCACCGAAAATTACGTTTACGATAACAATAACCGCCTCACCGCGCAGAAACTGGGCACAACCACGCTCGCAACCCCAAGCTACGACGCCTTCGGTCGCTTGACCGGCGTGACCTATCCCACGGTCGTGTCCTCGTTCCCGGTCAGCACCATGACCATGGCCGTTTCTCGCGACAATCTTGGAAGGGTCAATAATTACGATTACACTGTCGTGGACCCCGCCACATTCACAGTTAAGCACGTTATCGACAACATCGCATTCAGCCAGTCGAGCCAAGCCGTCTCGGGCACCGAAGCGGGGGCCGCAAAGACCTATACCTACGACAAAGCCGACCGGCTCACCACCGCCACGCTTGGCACCCACAGCTTTAGCTACAGCTTCGGGGCTCCGACAGCCTGCACGGGAACCTATAACGCCAACGCCGGCAAGAACGCCAATCGCACGAGCCAGGTACAAGATGGCGTCACCACCACCTATTGTTACGACAATGCCGACCGCTTAATTTCCAACACAGCAAATGGTGGCGCCAGTGTATCCGCCCACACCTATGACGCACACGGGAACTTCGCGACACATGGGATCGATGGCTCTAGCGGCGGCGGCAATACAAAGATTGAATACGACTCGTCGGACCGCGCCGTCTACACATCCGATCCGGGCACAAACACTACCAATATCCGGGATGCACAGGATCGCCTGCTTACGATGGATGATTTCTGGCACAGTGATTACGGCTACTCTGATCCGGGCGATACACCTGATTTTACCCGCGGAACAGCCGGCTACGTACAAGAGGCATACATCCGGCTTATCGGCGGCGTGCTCTTAACTAATCGCTTGGGCGGAAGCGGGCAGCTCGACGGCCAAAATGTTTCGATGCCTAATCTGCATGGTGATGTTTTCGCTATAGCCAACGGCACCGGATTGCTCAGACAGGGGAAGTACCCCAACTATGGCATTTTCCAATACACACCATTCGGAAGGGACCTCACGGGCGTTGATGGCTCCGAAGCCCCCGACAATGCTATGGGAACAAATAAATTCACCACGGTGGGTGGGTTTGGTAAGTTAACCGAGACGGGCAACACATCACAGTTTGTCTTCATGGGCGCCCGCCTCTACGACGCTTCCCTCGGTCGCTTTGCTCAGGTCGATCCGATAGACGGCGGAACCGAAAACAATTACGTCTATCCGCCGGACCCAGTCAACAACTTCGACCTGAGCGGTACAAACGCATGGGATACAGCAGGCACAGTTGTAGGAGTTGGCGCGCTCGCGGTCTGCGTCGTAGCAAGCGCAGGAGCCTGCGGAGTCGCGCTGGGCGCCGCTACGGTAGCGGGTGCAGCGATCGCAGGCATGGCTACCTGGCAAGACACCCATAATTTCTGGCTTTCTGCAGGCATAGGGGTAGCATCCGGCGTTGCTGACCGGCTAAGTGGAGGCCTCTGGAAAACAAGCTCAGTCTTTAGGGCCGGCGTATTAAGGCTCGGGGCGAAATATCAAAGCAAGGTAGTAACAAACATGAGAGCCGCTAAACTCGGTGCGAGCTACATTGGCGGGTTGATCGTAAACAAAGCTGCAACCTCGACAATAAGAGGCGTCTATGACGACTGGTGGCTATGGAGCAGGAGTAGGCGGCCCGATTACGTTGGGCTTACAATGATAGCATGA
- a CDS encoding JAB domain-containing protein, with the protein MLKTADGIPCPFCQTIPHEQSARPMHAAQDVLPYLDYFRDKKQEYFVCLSLDSAMRLIARRVVTIGLLDVALTHPREVFAGPIIDRAASIIVAHNHPSGECSPSQPDISATQQLVAAGLLLGMPVRDHIIVTAKGCYSFRHNHLI; encoded by the coding sequence ATGCTGAAAACCGCCGATGGGATTCCCTGTCCGTTCTGTCAAACTATACCTCATGAGCAAAGTGCCAGGCCGATGCACGCTGCCCAGGATGTACTTCCGTACTTGGATTATTTTCGAGACAAGAAGCAGGAGTACTTCGTATGCCTTTCGTTGGACAGTGCGATGCGCCTTATTGCCCGGCGCGTTGTTACGATAGGGCTACTTGATGTGGCCCTCACGCACCCCCGTGAAGTATTTGCCGGTCCAATTATTGACCGGGCGGCATCTATAATCGTGGCCCATAATCACCCTTCTGGCGAGTGCAGCCCGAGCCAGCCAGACATATCGGCCACCCAGCAGCTCGTAGCGGCGGGTCTCTTGCTTGGCATGCCCGTGCGGGATCATATTATTGTGACGGCGAAAGGGTGCTACAGCTTTCGGCACAACCATTTGATCTAG
- a CDS encoding HEAT repeat domain-containing protein, with protein sequence MSTRYFNHRVQKARQFLAQRMSGDTPEHPGLTTSFWNLLEKIKQDREAALALAYSLLDTSAPSERFFAVVLLGKIFNPTERHQRAEARHMIAVLAARAARERHPAILTQIGYALGKPYLREAVRPLVKLSRHPHEDVRYAATGSIVSGIHERAPKYALDRLFELMRDPDPDVRNWATFAVGTQLDIEANNSDAIRQALLDRTRDRHFETRAEAFRGLARRGDRRGVLPLKHWLERQDQQGKTIWTWEIEAAGIYGDPIFYPALTSVAEWWRTDQPVMSWALARCHPDMEIRDRTLLEDQLY encoded by the coding sequence ATGTCAACACGATATTTCAATCACCGAGTCCAAAAAGCCCGACAATTCCTTGCTCAACGCATGTCCGGCGACACGCCAGAACATCCCGGGCTAACAACCTCATTTTGGAATTTACTCGAAAAAATTAAGCAGGATAGGGAAGCAGCGCTTGCCTTAGCCTACTCGCTCCTGGATACTTCGGCACCATCCGAGCGCTTCTTTGCCGTTGTTTTGCTGGGTAAAATCTTCAACCCCACCGAGCGGCATCAGCGCGCCGAAGCCCGCCATATGATCGCAGTCTTGGCGGCCAGGGCCGCCCGCGAACGACACCCAGCTATCCTCACGCAAATCGGTTACGCCCTCGGCAAGCCGTATCTTCGTGAAGCCGTCCGGCCGCTCGTCAAACTGTCCCGCCATCCACACGAAGACGTTCGGTATGCCGCCACAGGTTCAATCGTGTCGGGTATTCATGAGCGGGCGCCAAAATATGCCCTAGATCGGCTATTTGAGCTCATGCGCGATCCCGACCCAGACGTGCGCAATTGGGCCACTTTTGCCGTCGGGACACAGTTGGACATCGAAGCTAACAATAGTGACGCCATCCGCCAAGCGTTGCTCGACCGAACTCGCGACCGTCATTTTGAAACCCGCGCCGAAGCCTTTCGCGGCTTGGCTAGGCGAGGCGATCGCCGCGGAGTGCTACCCTTAAAGCACTGGCTGGAACGCCAAGACCAGCAGGGCAAAACGATTTGGACTTGGGAGATCGAAGCCGCCGGCATATATGGCGATCCGATCTTTTATCCCGCGCTAACGAGCGTTGCCGAGTGGTGGAGGACAGACCAGCCAGTCATGAGCTGGGCACTGGCTCGCTGCCATCCCGATATGGAGATTCGGGACAGAACATTGCTCGAAGACCAACTGTACTAA